From the Astatotilapia calliptera chromosome 6, fAstCal1.2, whole genome shotgun sequence genome, one window contains:
- the LOC113024804 gene encoding uncharacterized protein LOC113024804 — MLLKAKLGGVQKFVRVSEPSLKEFLIAAFAKFGAPAVTEGVKVFDSSGTELDEDVFEDIVTDPSTGVLTIKYETGLETSVAEVSPERFQLSSPHSSDSQDTVILSDSPLRKRQKLDAEAKQLVESILTSKPGGERIINEYNRTKSLVDETRRKMVNILVADMTEKNGTSPPRQVKEMYARGIVTFFPYLSDPYSKNGYEHYYDGESGTGYLAWRIKTIQRCTAKERRLTSGAPGDGSSGEDQCGGPTVRQELQFVTEKMLSEDECKEAISLMEHSADEDTVKKMKLTFVYRHNMVLDLLLSRNILSVFPRFKDIKGLIEQDFVLMFGEDVSGRLLERWPTTFKRKIIQQGRKLPSTSDLEELLLAADSPEDATEVNADTGWDSDLSAILLLLHLIPPSGQGRKRPGKVSASQAERHLVVFKKTGTNIQEHLDAITTSTQPYLLAVGVKKHDIHQFFIILDKNAIPCKSTSSLGAFDELFKAHFVFGTSYNTMLHNMYTFIQTTVYNIDVGKIKESPRVAEIRTRLLR, encoded by the exons ATGCTGCTTAAAGCAAAACTCGGAGGTGTGCAGAAATTTGTTAGAGTATCTGAGCCAAGCCTTAAGGAGTTTTTGATTGCCG CATTTGCAAAGTTTGGTGCGCCAGCCGTAACAGAAGGAGTGAAAGTTTTTGATAGTTCAGGGACTGAGTTGGATGAGGATGTTTTTGAGGATATAGTAACAGATCCCTCAACCGGGGTACTAACCATCAAATATGAAACAG GTCTGGAAACATCTGTTGCAGAAGTGTCTCCTGAGCGGTTCCAGTTATCATCGCCACATTCATCAGATTCACAGGATACGGTCATCCTTTCAGACAGCCCTTTGAGGAAACGTCAGAAGCTGGATGCAGAAGCTAAGCAA TTGGTGGAATCCATTCTCACAAGCAAACCTGGTGGAGAACGTATAATAAATGAGTACAATCGGACCAAGTCCCTGGTGGATGAAACCAGAAGAAAAATGGTCAACATACTGGTAGCtgacatgacagaaaaaaatgg TACATCACCACCACGGCAGGTAAAAGAAATGTATGCCAGAGGAATTGTAACCTTTTTCCCTTACCTCAGTGACCCGTACTCAAAAAATGGCTAT GAACATTATTATGATGGCGAGAGTGGCACTGGGTACTTGGCCTGGAGGATTAAAACCATACAGAGATGCACTGCTAAAGAGAGGCGATTAACATCTGGAG CACCAGGAGATGGATCATCGGGTGAAGACCAGTGTGGTGGACCAACTGTCAGACAAGAGTTGCAGTTTGTTACAGAGAAGATGCTGAGTGAGGATGAGTGCAAGGAAGCAATCTCTCTGATGGAACATTCAGCTGATGAGGACACAGTCAAGAAGATGAAGTTGACATTTGTTTATCGACACAACATGGTCCTTGACCTCCTGCTGTCACGCAACATACTGTCTGTGTTTCCACGTTTCAAAGATATCAAAGGCTTG ATCGAACAGGATTTTGTACTGATGTTTGGTGAGGATGTATCAGGCAGGTTGCTGGAGAGGTGGCCAACAACATTCAAAAGAAAGATTATCCAACAAGGCAGAAAGCTTCCTTCTACCAGTGACCTGGAAGAACTCTTGCTGGCAGCTGACTCTCCTGAGGATGCCACTGAAGTTAATGCTGACACTG gCTGGGACAGTGACCTCTCAGCGATTCTATTGCTATTACATTTGATTCCACCATCTGGTCAGGGTCGGAAGAGACCAGGAAAGGTGTCAGCTTCTCAAGCAGAAAGGCATCTTGTGGTCTTCAAGaag ACTGGAACAAATATCCAAGAGCACCTTGATGCCATCACTACCAGCACTCAACCCTACCTCCTGGCTGTTGGGGTGAAAAAGCATGACATCCACCAGTTCTTCATTATTCTTGACAAGAATGCCATACCATGCAAGTCTACCTCTTCACTTGGTGCTTTTGATGAACTGtttaaagcacattttgtgTTTGGCACATCTTACAACACCATGCTTCACAACATGTACACGTTCATCCAAACCACTGTGTACAATATAGATGTTGGCAAAATCAAAGAAAGTCCCAGAGTTGCTGAAATAAGGACAAGGTTGCTTCGTTAG
- the LOC113024803 gene encoding uncharacterized protein LOC113024803: MKCFVCQAEFTGSNMLVRHLRLVHGYLPGRNLRLKCAQRDCGCVFGTFSGFRKHLNTKHLNYFDQQADTDVNLQPDVAVKEVSTTGQVVSTNVEETPTTSEMLKSSNKSTLDMCASTVAQLRAAGLSQSTVNSFVSSMEEVFFEIHTQAKDAALQSLPSQDTSSKKKLEQSFKNFENPFTLLNSEAKRNRHFKQKWATVEPVEMVLGTRFDSRRNKITGTFDQVIVTDRFAYVPILETLKTIFQNHHVVDMFKSRNMSREGVYADLIDAAYVKRCPLFSAEKDALQIQLFYDDFETANPLGSKKGVHKLGAIYFTLRNFPPIFNSLLVNIHLCALFHAQDSKRYGFNSILEPLVNDLKVLETEGLKLPMFKHLVHGTVIQVTGDNLGLHSLFGFVESFAARYCCRFCLLEKDCFQSVFCEDDSGVALRTLDMHKQHCESVQRDPTLPHVCGVKRTCLLNSLKYFNTANNFSVDIMHDILEGVAQLEVKLVLQYIQENFLSAEQLAGRIHAFYYGFNQQRNRPPRVKLFDGSNDLGLNAIQSWCLLRNVPLMFGDLVQVGDSYWHLLLLLLQIVNIVFSPVLSEGMTIYLKHLIIDHHQLFKQLFPTLSLLPKHHFMIHYPRSIRNIGPILHMWCMRYEAKHNFFKKQLKSFKNITMTLAKKHQSCMAIYWESFSLERLALGPGKMVTLGELKEGPEIALKFGAALSTSVFSAKWIKHHGTEYRPDFIICTEVVSEIPVFYKIKSIVVKDDIALLCGKLMETLCFDDHYHAFKVRMHPNMVLKVLNIKELCYFKPFDLQMKYGTSDSSLYVVPYCHFMPN, translated from the exons ATGAAGTGTTTTGTCTGTCAAGCTGAGTTTACTGGTTCAAACATGCTTGTTAGGCATTTACGGTTAGTCCATGGTTACTTACCTGGAAGAAACCTTCGCCTTAAATGTGCCCAGCGTGACTGTGGCTGTGTGTTTGGCACTTTTTCaggttttagaaaacatttaaataccaAACACCTTAACTATTTCGACCAACAGGCTGACACTGATGTTAATTTACAGCCTGATGTGGCAGTTAAAGAAGTTAGCACTACAGGGCAGGTGGTGTCAACTAATGTAGAAGAAACACCCACAACATCTGAAATGTTGAAAAGTTCAAATAAGAGCACTTTGGATATGTGTGCCTCTACTGTTGCACAGCTCAGGGCAGCTGGATTAAGCCA aTCTACTGTGAATAGTTTTGTCTCCTCAATGGAGGAAGTGTTTTTTGAGATTCATACTCAGGCTAAAGATGCAGCTTTACAGAGCTTACCTTCACAGGACACTTCAAGTAAAAAGAAATTAGAGCAGTCATTCAAAAACTTTGAAAACCCATTCACACTGTTAAATTCAGAAGCTAAACGAAATAGacactttaaacaaaaatgGGCAACTGTTGAACCTGTTGAAATGGTGCTTGGCACAAGATTTGACAGTAGAAGAAACAAGATCACAGGGACTTTTGATCAAGTCATTGTAACCGATAGGTTTGCATATGTTCCTATTttggaaacactgaaaactaTCTTTCAAAACCACCATGTTGTCGACATGTTCAAGTCGAGGAATATGTCCAGAGAAGGTGTGTATGCAGACTTAATCGATGCTGCCTATGTTAAAAGATGTCCCCTATTTTCTGCAGAAAAAGATGCCTTACAAATTCAACTGTTTTATGATGACTTTGAAACTGCAAATCCCCTGGGCTCTAAAAAGGGTGTACATAAATTAGGTGCTATATACTTTACACTAAGGAATTTTCCTCCAATCTTTAATTCGTTGTTGGTCAATATTCATTTGTGTGCTCTTTTTCATGCACAAGACTCAAAGCGTTATGGCTTTAATTCAATCCTTGAGCCACTTGTCAATGATCTGAAAGTTCTTGAGACAGAGGGACTGAAACTTCCCATGTTTAAACACTTGGTTCATGGCACTGTAATCCAGGTCACTGGGGACAATCTTGGCTTGCATAGTCTGTTTGGGTTCGTGGAGTCATTTGCAGCTCGATATTGTTGtcgtttttgtctgcttgaGAAGGATTGTTTTCAAAGTGTGTTCTGTGAAGATGATTCTGGTGTTGCACTAAGAACTCTTGATATGCATAAGCAGCACTGTGAAAGTGTACAAAGAGATCCTACGCTACCTCATGTATGTGGTGTGAAACGCACTTGTCTCTTGAATTCACTTAAATATTTCAACACAGCCAACAATTTTTCTGTAGATATCATGCATGACATTTTGGAGGGAGTGGCTCAGTTAGAGGTGAAACTTGTGCTGCAGTACATTCAGGAGAACTTCCTAAGTGCTGAACAACTCGCTGGTAGAATACATGCCTTTTACTATGGCTTCAATCAGCAGCGAAATCGCCCACCAAGGGTAAAGTTGTTTGATGGCAGTAATGATTTAGGACTAAATGCAATTCAATCTTGGTGCTTATTGCGTAATGTACCTTTGATGTTTGGCGATTTGGTACAGGTGGGTGATAGCTACTGGCATCTTCTACTTCTGCTTCTACAAATTGTCAATATTGTGTTTTCACCAGTGCTGTCAGAAGGTATGACCATCTacctcaaacatttaattattgaTCATCATCAGCTCTTTAAGCAGTTATTTCCTACACTCAGTCTCCTACCAAAGCATCACTTCATGATACATTACCCTCGCAGTATACGAAATATTGGCCCAATTCTGCACATGTGGTGCATGCGTTACGAAGCCAAACATAACTTCTTTAAGAAGCaattaaaaagctttaaaaacattacaatgACATTGGCCAAGAAACACCAAAGTTGTATGGCCATTTATTGGGAGTCTTTTAGCCTCGAAAGATTAGCTTTAGGACCAGGAAAGATGGTGACACTTGGAGAGCTGAAAGAAGGTCCAGAAATTGCTTTAAAATTTGGAGCTGCGTTGTCTACCAGTGTTTTTTCAGCTAAGTGGATAAAACATCATGGTACAGAGTACCGCCCTGACTTTATCATCTGTACAGAGGTAGTGTCTGAGATTCCAGTGTTTTATAAGATCAAAAGTATTGTTGTGAAAGATGACATTGCATTGCTCTGTGGAAAACTGATGGAAACCCTGTGTTTTGATGACCATTATCATGCATTTAAGGTCAGAATGCACCCCAATATGGTGCTGAAGGTGTTGAACATAAAAGAGCTGTGTTACTTCAAACCATTTGATCTTCAAATGAAGTATGGCACTTCTGATTCCTCCCTGTATGTGGTTCCATATTGTCATTTTATGCCGAACTAA